A genomic stretch from Bacteroidota bacterium includes:
- a CDS encoding ATP-binding cassette domain-containing protein produces the protein MQFKEVRKAFSDVHALKGVSFDVPAASIFGLLGPNGAGKTTLIRIITKIFAADSGTIYFNGVSIKEQQYAAIGYMPEEKGLYKKMRVGEHLIYLARLKGMRADDAKKRIYYWFEKLEVPDWWNKKIEDLSKGMQQKVQFIATVLHEPKLLILDEPFSGLDPVNTEMIKNEIYHLNQQGVTILFSTHRMEQVEEICNDIVLINKGNVVIEGAVKDIKNTFRKNLFEITLNTESAIEDTALFHVVKNDLNTCRIQVNADVSNNMVLQYFIDNGLQISTFKEILPSLHEVFISLVKSNEVA, from the coding sequence ATGCAATTTAAAGAAGTACGCAAAGCATTTAGTGATGTACATGCATTAAAAGGTGTTTCCTTTGATGTACCTGCTGCTTCCATTTTTGGCTTGCTTGGGCCTAATGGTGCAGGCAAAACAACTTTGATTCGCATTATCACAAAAATTTTTGCTGCCGATAGCGGTACTATTTATTTTAATGGAGTTTCAATTAAGGAACAGCAATATGCTGCCATCGGATATATGCCCGAAGAAAAAGGTTTGTATAAAAAAATGCGGGTGGGCGAACATCTTATTTATCTCGCAAGACTAAAAGGTATGCGAGCCGATGATGCAAAAAAGCGAATCTATTATTGGTTTGAAAAATTAGAAGTGCCAGATTGGTGGAATAAAAAAATTGAAGACCTTTCAAAAGGTATGCAACAGAAAGTACAATTTATTGCAACGGTTTTACATGAACCGAAATTGCTGATATTGGATGAACCGTTTTCCGGATTAGATCCTGTAAATACTGAAATGATTAAAAATGAAATTTATCATTTGAATCAACAAGGTGTTACTATTTTATTTTCTACGCATCGCATGGAGCAGGTAGAAGAAATTTGCAACGACATTGTATTAATCAATAAAGGCAATGTGGTGATTGAAGGTGCAGTAAAAGATATTAAAAATACCTTCCGAAAAAATTTATTTGAAATCACTTTAAATACAGAATCTGCAATTGAGGATACTGCATTATTTCATGTTGTAAAAAATGATTTGAATACATGTCGCATTCAAGTAAATGCAGATGTAAGCAACAATATGGTTTTGCAATATTTTATAGATAATGGTTTGCAGATTTCTACTTTTAAAGAGATACTGCCTTCACTGCATG